One segment of Enterobacter ludwigii DNA contains the following:
- the cpoB gene encoding cell division protein CpoB has translation MSSNFRHHLLSLSLLVGIAAPWAAFAQAPISSVGSGSVEDRVTQLERISNAHSQLLTQLQQQLSDNQNDIDSLRGQIQESQYQLNQVVERQKQILLQMDSLSSGGAAAQPAAGDQSGAATSTPAPAADASASTGAPVQSGDANTDYNAAIALVQDQSRQDDAIAAFQNFVKKYPDSTYLPNANYWLGQLNYNKGKKDDAAFYFASVVKNYPKSPKAPDAMFKVGVIMQDKGDTAKAKAVYQQVVAKFPGTEGAKQAQKRLNSMG, from the coding sequence ATGAGCAGTAACTTCAGACATCATCTGTTGAGTCTGTCGTTACTGGTTGGAATAGCGGCCCCCTGGGCCGCTTTTGCTCAGGCACCAATCAGTAGTGTCGGCTCAGGCTCGGTAGAAGACCGGGTCACTCAACTCGAGCGTATTTCTAACGCTCACAGTCAGCTTTTAACCCAACTCCAGCAACAACTTTCCGACAACCAAAACGATATTGACTCTCTCCGTGGTCAGATTCAGGAAAGCCAGTATCAGCTTAACCAGGTTGTGGAACGTCAGAAGCAAATCTTGCTGCAGATGGATAGCCTCAGCAGCGGTGGCGCAGCTGCGCAGCCAGCAGCAGGCGATCAGAGCGGTGCGGCGACGTCAACCCCTGCTCCTGCGGCAGATGCTTCGGCCTCGACGGGAGCGCCTGTTCAGAGCGGTGACGCGAATACGGACTACAACGCGGCCATTGCCCTGGTACAGGATCAATCTCGTCAGGATGACGCTATCGCTGCGTTTCAGAACTTTGTGAAGAAATACCCTGATTCCACTTATCTGCCCAATGCAAATTATTGGCTGGGTCAGCTGAATTACAACAAGGGTAAAAAGGACGATGCGGCGTTTTATTTTGCCTCAGTGGTGAAAAATTACCCGAAATCGCCAAAAGCGCCTGATGCGATGTTTAAAGTCGGCGTCATCATGCAGGACAAAGGTGACACTGCGAAAGCGAAAGCGGTTTATCAGCAGGTGGTTGCTAAATTCCCTGGCACCGAAGGTGCGAAGCAGGCGCAAAAACGTCTGAATTCGATGGGATGA
- the pal gene encoding peptidoglycan-associated lipoprotein Pal, producing the protein MQLNKVLKGLMIALPVMAIAACSSNKNASNDQSGEGMMGAGTGMDANGNGNMSSEEQARLQMQQLQQNNIVYFDLDKYDIRSDFAAMLDAHANFLRSNPSYKVTVEGHADERGTPEYNISLGERRANAVKMYLQGKGVSADQISIVSYGKEKPAVLGHDEAAYSKNRRAVLVY; encoded by the coding sequence ATGCAACTGAACAAAGTGCTGAAGGGGCTGATGATCGCTCTGCCTGTAATGGCAATCGCAGCGTGTTCTTCTAACAAGAATGCAAGCAATGACCAGAGCGGCGAAGGCATGATGGGTGCCGGTACCGGTATGGACGCGAATGGCAATGGCAACATGTCTTCTGAAGAGCAAGCGCGTCTTCAGATGCAGCAGCTGCAGCAGAACAACATCGTTTACTTCGATCTGGATAAATACGACATCCGTTCTGACTTCGCTGCGATGCTGGATGCTCACGCTAACTTCCTGCGTAGCAACCCGTCTTACAAAGTCACCGTAGAAGGTCACGCGGACGAACGTGGTACGCCAGAGTACAACATCTCCCTGGGTGAGCGTCGTGCTAACGCCGTTAAAATGTACCTGCAGGGTAAAGGCGTTTCTGCTGACCAGATCTCCATCGTTTCTTACGGTAAAGAAAAACCTGCAGTACTGGGTCACGACGAAGCGGCTTACTCCAAAAACCGTCGTGCCGTACTGGTTTACTAA
- the pnuC gene encoding nicotinamide riboside transporter PnuC: MDFFSTQNILVHIPIGAGGYDLSWIEAVGTLAGLLCIWLASLEKISNYAFGLINVTLFAIIFFQIQLYASLLLQLFFFAANIYGWYAWSRQNSQQEAELQIRWLPLPKAIAWFVACVVAIGLMTVYINPVFAFLTRVAVSVMSGLGLNVAMPSLQPDAFPFWDSCMMVLSIAAMILMTRKYVENWLLWVVINVISVVIFALQGVYAMSLEYLLLTFIALNGSRMWINSARERGSRALSN, translated from the coding sequence ATGGATTTTTTTAGCACACAGAACATTCTGGTTCATATACCGATTGGTGCAGGTGGCTATGACCTGTCATGGATTGAGGCCGTGGGTACGCTGGCTGGGTTATTGTGTATCTGGCTGGCAAGCCTGGAGAAGATCAGCAACTACGCGTTCGGGTTAATTAACGTTACGCTCTTTGCGATTATCTTCTTCCAGATCCAGCTGTACGCCAGCCTGCTTTTGCAGTTGTTCTTCTTTGCGGCGAACATTTACGGTTGGTACGCGTGGTCGCGGCAGAACAGCCAGCAGGAGGCAGAGCTGCAAATCCGCTGGCTGCCCTTACCGAAAGCTATCGCCTGGTTTGTCGCCTGCGTTGTCGCCATTGGTTTAATGACCGTCTATATCAACCCGGTGTTTGCATTCCTGACCCGTGTCGCGGTGTCGGTCATGTCTGGCCTCGGGCTGAATGTCGCTATGCCATCACTCCAGCCGGATGCTTTCCCGTTCTGGGACTCCTGCATGATGGTGCTGTCGATTGCTGCGATGATCCTGATGACCCGTAAATACGTTGAGAACTGGCTGCTCTGGGTCGTCATTAACGTCATTAGCGTGGTTATTTTTGCACTTCAGGGCGTCTACGCGATGTCGCTGGAGTATCTGCTGCTGACCTTCATTGCCCTGAACGGGAGCCGGATGTGGATTAACAGCGCGCGTGAGCGAGGCTCTCGCGCGCTTTCGAACTAA
- the zitB gene encoding CDF family zinc transporter ZitB gives MAHTHSHTPSPGDDNAKRLMLAFGVTATFMVIEVVGGLVSGSLALLADAGHMLTDAAALLFALLAVQFARRPPNARHTFGWLRLTTLAAFVNAIALVVITLLIVWEAIQRFRHPQPVAGATMMVIAVAGLLANLLAFWILHRGSGEKNLNVRAAALHVMGDLLGSVGAIVAALVILYTGWTPVDPILSVLVSCLVLRSAWRLLKESVNELLEGAPASVDIAELKRNLRRSVPEVRNVHHVHVWLVGEKPVMTLHVQVIPTHDHDGLLERIQHFLDHHYEIGHATIQMEYQPCNGPDCHLNEAQSGHSHHHHH, from the coding sequence ATGGCGCACACGCATTCACACACCCCATCTCCTGGCGATGACAACGCTAAACGCCTTATGCTGGCCTTCGGCGTCACGGCAACGTTTATGGTTATCGAGGTCGTTGGTGGCCTGGTTTCCGGCTCTCTGGCGCTTCTGGCGGATGCCGGACATATGCTTACCGATGCCGCCGCCCTGCTCTTTGCCCTGTTGGCCGTGCAGTTTGCCCGTCGTCCGCCTAACGCGCGTCATACTTTTGGCTGGCTGCGACTGACCACTCTGGCGGCGTTTGTTAACGCTATTGCTCTGGTGGTTATCACCCTTCTTATCGTCTGGGAAGCCATACAGCGCTTTCGTCACCCACAGCCGGTCGCCGGAGCGACAATGATGGTTATCGCCGTAGCAGGTCTGCTGGCGAATCTTCTGGCGTTCTGGATTTTGCATCGCGGCAGCGGAGAAAAGAACCTCAACGTGCGCGCTGCGGCTCTGCATGTCATGGGCGATTTACTGGGTTCCGTCGGTGCTATTGTGGCCGCGCTGGTGATCCTTTATACCGGCTGGACGCCCGTCGACCCGATTCTTTCCGTGCTGGTATCGTGTCTGGTATTGCGCAGTGCCTGGCGGCTGCTGAAGGAGAGCGTGAATGAACTGCTTGAAGGGGCGCCGGCATCCGTGGACATTGCCGAGCTTAAACGCAACCTGCGTCGTTCCGTGCCCGAGGTGCGCAATGTGCATCATGTTCACGTCTGGCTGGTGGGTGAGAAACCCGTCATGACATTGCACGTCCAGGTGATCCCTACCCATGACCATGATGGCCTGCTTGAGCGCATCCAGCACTTTCTCGACCATCACTATGAGATTGGCCACGCCACCATCCAGATGGAGTACCAGCCCTGTAACGGCCCGGACTGCCACCTGAACGAGGCGCAGTCCGGCCATTCACATCATCACCATCATTAG
- the galK gene encoding galactokinase, whose amino-acid sequence MSLKDKTQSLFAEKFGYPATHVIQAPGRVNLIGEHTDYNDGFVLPCAIDYQTVISCAKRDDRKVRVIAADYNNETDEFSLDAPIVTHDSQQWSNYVRGVVKHLQKRNKNVGGADLVISGNVPQGAGLSSSASLEVAVGTVFQQLYHLPLDGAQIALNGQEAENQFVGCNCGIMDQLISALGKKEHALLIDCRSLGTKAVPLPKGAAVVIINSNFKRTLVGSEYNTRREQCETGARFFQQPALRDVSLNEFNKVAHELDPVVAKRVRHVLTENARTVEAASALAKGDLKRMGELMAESHASMRDDFEITVPQIDTLVDIVKAAIGDKGGVRMTGGGFGGCIVALMPEELVPAVQQAVEKQYEAKTGIKETFYVCKASQGAGQC is encoded by the coding sequence ATGAGTCTGAAAGATAAAACACAATCCCTGTTTGCTGAGAAATTTGGCTACCCTGCCACCCATGTCATTCAGGCGCCTGGCCGCGTGAACCTGATTGGTGAACATACCGACTATAACGATGGTTTCGTTCTGCCGTGCGCCATTGATTACCAGACGGTCATTAGCTGCGCTAAGCGCGATGATCGCAAAGTCCGCGTTATTGCAGCGGATTACAACAATGAGACGGATGAGTTTTCCCTCGATGCACCCATCGTTACCCACGACAGCCAGCAATGGTCTAACTACGTGCGCGGCGTGGTAAAACACCTGCAGAAACGTAATAAAAACGTGGGCGGCGCTGATCTGGTCATCAGCGGAAACGTGCCTCAGGGCGCCGGGTTAAGCTCGTCCGCGTCGCTGGAAGTCGCCGTGGGTACCGTCTTCCAGCAGCTTTATCATCTGCCGCTGGACGGGGCACAAATCGCCCTGAATGGTCAGGAAGCGGAAAACCAGTTTGTGGGCTGTAACTGCGGCATCATGGACCAGCTGATCTCTGCGCTGGGTAAAAAAGAGCATGCCTTGCTTATCGACTGCCGCTCTCTGGGCACCAAAGCCGTTCCCTTGCCAAAAGGCGCAGCTGTGGTAATTATTAACAGCAACTTTAAACGCACGCTGGTGGGCAGTGAGTACAACACCCGCCGCGAGCAGTGTGAGACCGGCGCACGCTTCTTCCAGCAACCTGCGCTGCGTGACGTTTCGCTCAACGAGTTCAATAAAGTGGCGCACGAACTGGATCCGGTAGTGGCGAAACGCGTTCGTCATGTGCTGACGGAAAATGCCCGTACCGTTGAAGCGGCGTCCGCGCTGGCGAAAGGCGACCTGAAACGTATGGGTGAACTGATGGCAGAATCTCACGCCTCCATGCGCGACGATTTTGAAATCACCGTTCCGCAAATCGATACCCTGGTGGACATCGTCAAAGCCGCGATTGGCGATAAAGGCGGCGTGCGCATGACCGGCGGCGGCTTCGGTGGCTGCATTGTTGCCCTGATGCCGGAAGAGCTCGTCCCTGCCGTCCAGCAGGCGGTGGAAAAACAGTACGAAGCGAAAACAGGTATTAAAGAAACTTTCTACGTGTGTAAAGCATCACAAGGAGCAGGACAGTGCTAA
- a CDS encoding YbgS-like family protein, with the protein MKMTKLATLFLTASLTLASGSVLAAETGSTDNNGDANAAAAAGQVAPDAKQNIAPNNVDNSQINTGNTNTGGTMLHPDSSGSGTMNHDTMSTDEMHKNTMCKDGKCPNSNDKVGDDANTKTDGTTQ; encoded by the coding sequence ATGAAAATGACGAAACTGGCAACCCTCTTCCTCACAGCCTCCCTCACCCTGGCAAGCGGCAGCGTCCTTGCTGCTGAGACGGGCTCAACAGATAACAACGGTGACGCGAATGCCGCGGCGGCGGCGGGACAGGTCGCCCCTGATGCAAAACAGAATATCGCCCCGAATAATGTCGATAACAGCCAGATCAATACCGGGAACACCAATACCGGAGGCACGATGTTGCATCCGGACAGTAGCGGCTCTGGCACCATGAATCATGACACGATGAGTACCGATGAGATGCATAAGAACACCATGTGCAAAGACGGTAAGTGTCCGAATTCGAATGACAAAGTGGGCGACGATGCCAATACCAAAACGGATGGCACAACCCAATAA
- the aroG gene encoding 3-deoxy-7-phosphoheptulonate synthase AroG gives MNYQNDDLRIKEINELLPPVALLEKFPATENAANTVSHARKAIHKILKGNDDRLLVVIGPCSIHDPAAAKEYAARLLQLREELQGELEIVMRVYFEKPRTTVGWKGLINDPHMDNSFQINDGLRIARKLLLEINDSGLPAAGEFLDMITPQYLADLMSWGAIGARTTESQVHRELASGLSCPVGFKNGTDGTIKVAIDAINAAGAPHCFLSVTKWGHSAIVNTSGNGDCHIILRGGKEPNYSAKHVADVKVGLEKAGLPQQVMIDFSHANSSKQFKKQMEVGADVCQQIAGGENAIIGVMIESHLVEGNQNLEGSEPLVYGKSVTDACIGWDDTDVLLRQLANAVKARRG, from the coding sequence ATGAATTATCAGAACGACGATTTACGTATTAAAGAGATCAATGAGTTATTACCTCCTGTAGCACTCCTTGAGAAATTCCCCGCCACTGAAAATGCCGCAAACACGGTGTCTCATGCTCGTAAAGCGATCCATAAGATCCTGAAAGGTAATGACGATCGTCTTCTGGTGGTGATTGGCCCTTGTTCAATTCACGATCCTGCTGCGGCCAAAGAGTACGCAGCAAGGTTGCTCCAGCTTCGCGAAGAACTGCAAGGCGAGCTGGAAATTGTCATGCGTGTTTACTTTGAAAAGCCGCGTACGACCGTTGGCTGGAAAGGGCTCATTAACGACCCGCATATGGATAACAGTTTCCAGATCAACGATGGTCTGCGTATTGCGCGCAAACTGCTGCTGGAGATCAACGACAGCGGTTTGCCGGCTGCCGGTGAGTTCCTCGACATGATTACGCCGCAATATCTGGCGGATCTGATGAGCTGGGGCGCAATCGGTGCGCGTACTACAGAATCTCAGGTTCACCGCGAACTGGCGTCAGGTCTCTCGTGTCCGGTTGGTTTTAAAAACGGTACCGATGGCACCATTAAGGTGGCAATTGACGCCATCAATGCCGCCGGGGCACCGCACTGCTTCCTGTCCGTCACCAAATGGGGTCACTCCGCCATTGTGAATACCAGCGGTAACGGTGACTGTCATATTATTCTGCGTGGCGGTAAAGAGCCGAACTACAGCGCAAAACATGTCGCAGACGTGAAGGTCGGGCTGGAAAAAGCGGGTCTGCCACAACAGGTGATGATCGACTTCAGCCATGCCAACTCCAGCAAGCAGTTTAAAAAGCAGATGGAAGTCGGCGCCGATGTTTGTCAGCAGATTGCCGGCGGTGAGAACGCGATCATTGGCGTGATGATCGAAAGCCATCTGGTGGAAGGTAACCAGAATCTGGAAGGCAGCGAGCCGCTGGTGTACGGTAAGAGCGTCACGGACGCCTGCATCGGCTGGGACGATACGGATGTCCTTCTGCGTCAGCTGGCGAATGCGGTAAAAGCGCGTCGCGGCTGA
- the gpmA gene encoding 2,3-diphosphoglycerate-dependent phosphoglycerate mutase, giving the protein MAVTKLVLVRHGESQWNNENRFTGWYDVDLSEKGVSEAKAAGKLLKAEGFSFDFAYTSVLKRAIHTLWNVLDELDQAWLPVEKSWKLNERHYGALQGLNKAETAEKYGDEQVKQWRRGFAVTPPELTKDDERYPGHDPRYAKLTDAELPTTESLALTIDRVVPYWNETILPRLKSGERVIIAAHGNSLRALVKYLDNMGEDEILELNIPTGVPLVYEFDENFKPIKHYYLGNADEIAAKAAAVANQGKAK; this is encoded by the coding sequence ATGGCTGTAACTAAGCTGGTCCTGGTGCGTCATGGCGAAAGCCAGTGGAACAACGAAAACCGCTTTACCGGTTGGTACGACGTTGATCTGTCAGAAAAAGGCGTAAGCGAAGCAAAAGCAGCAGGTAAACTGCTGAAGGCTGAAGGCTTCAGCTTTGATTTTGCTTACACCTCTGTGCTGAAACGTGCCATCCATACACTGTGGAACGTTCTGGACGAACTGGATCAGGCCTGGCTGCCGGTTGAGAAATCCTGGAAACTGAACGAGCGTCACTACGGTGCGCTGCAGGGTCTGAACAAAGCGGAAACCGCTGAAAAATACGGTGATGAGCAGGTTAAACAGTGGCGTCGCGGCTTCGCGGTAACCCCACCAGAGCTGACCAAAGATGACGAGCGCTACCCGGGCCACGACCCGCGTTACGCGAAACTGACGGATGCTGAGCTGCCAACGACCGAGAGCCTGGCGCTGACCATCGACCGCGTTGTGCCTTACTGGAACGAAACCATTCTGCCACGCCTGAAAAGCGGCGAGCGCGTGATCATCGCAGCTCACGGTAACTCCCTGCGTGCGCTGGTGAAATACCTGGACAACATGGGTGAAGACGAGATCCTCGAACTGAACATCCCAACTGGCGTTCCGCTGGTGTATGAGTTCGACGAAAACTTCAAACCAATCAAACATTACTATCTGGGCAACGCTGATGAGATCGCTGCAAAAGCCGCGGCTGTAGCGAACCAGGGTAAAGCGAAATAA
- the galM gene encoding galactose-1-epimerase, with amino-acid sequence MLNETPTLAPDGLPYRLLTLRNSAGMVVTLMDWGATLLSARVPMPDGSVRETLLGCASPEQYVNQSAYLGASVGRYANRIAKSAFELDGERYSLLSSQGENQLHGGPEGFDKRRWKIVQQNDREVLFSLDSRDGDQGFPGNLTAFAHFTLTDDNRIAIEYRAKVDKPCPVNLTNHAYFNLDGNQCDVRNHTLQILADAYLPVDEMGIPYQGLKAVSDTSFDFRSGKTIAQDFLSDDDQRKVKGYDHAFLLQAKGDVTQPAAQVWSADEKLQMTVYTTAPALQFYSGNYLGGTTAREHEEYSDWQGLALESEFLPDSPNHPEWPQPDCVLRPGEEYVSVTEYHFIPHS; translated from the coding sequence GTGCTAAACGAAACGCCAACCCTTGCCCCGGATGGCCTGCCGTATCGCCTGTTAACCCTGCGCAACAGCGCAGGAATGGTGGTTACGTTAATGGACTGGGGTGCCACTTTGCTATCCGCTCGCGTACCAATGCCTGATGGCAGCGTACGTGAAACCCTGCTTGGCTGCGCGTCGCCTGAGCAGTATGTCAATCAGTCCGCCTATCTTGGCGCGTCTGTCGGCCGTTATGCTAACCGCATCGCGAAAAGCGCTTTCGAACTTGATGGCGAGCGTTACTCGCTGCTTTCCAGTCAGGGCGAAAACCAGTTGCACGGTGGACCTGAAGGGTTCGATAAGCGCCGCTGGAAAATCGTTCAGCAAAACGACCGCGAAGTGCTGTTCTCACTGGACTCGCGTGACGGTGACCAGGGATTCCCCGGTAACCTCACCGCGTTCGCGCATTTCACGCTGACTGACGATAACCGTATCGCCATTGAATATCGCGCGAAAGTTGATAAGCCGTGCCCGGTCAATCTGACCAACCACGCTTATTTCAACCTGGACGGCAACCAGTGCGACGTGCGTAATCACACGCTCCAGATCCTGGCCGATGCCTATCTGCCGGTGGATGAAATGGGGATCCCGTATCAGGGACTCAAGGCCGTCAGCGATACCAGCTTTGATTTCCGCAGCGGAAAAACCATCGCGCAGGATTTCCTGAGCGATGACGATCAGCGCAAGGTGAAAGGCTATGACCACGCGTTCCTGCTGCAGGCGAAAGGTGATGTGACTCAGCCTGCCGCGCAGGTCTGGTCTGCAGATGAGAAACTGCAGATGACGGTCTACACCACGGCCCCTGCCCTGCAATTCTATTCAGGCAACTACCTTGGCGGTACCACGGCACGCGAACATGAAGAGTACAGCGACTGGCAAGGTCTGGCGCTGGAAAGCGAGTTCCTGCCGGACAGCCCGAACCATCCAGAATGGCCACAGCCGGACTGTGTGCTGCGCCCGGGTGAAGAGTACGTTAGCGTGACAGAATATCATTTCATCCCGCATTCATAA
- the tolB gene encoding Tol-Pal system beta propeller repeat protein TolB: MKQALRVAFGFLMLWAAVLHAEVRIEITQGVDSARPIGVVPFQWAGPGAAPEDAGGIVAADLRNSGKFNPLDRSRLPQQPGSAQEVQPAAWSALGIDAVVVGQVTPNPDGSYNVAWQLVDTGGAPGTVLAQNSYKVTKQYLRYAAHAASDAVFEKLTGIKGAFRTRIAYVVQTNGGQFPYELRVSDYDGYNQFLVKRSSQPLMSPAWSPDGSKLAYVTFESGRSALVIQTLANGAVRQVASFPRHNGAPSFSPDGTKLAFALSKTGSLNLYVMDIGSGQIRQVTDGRSNNTEPSWFPDSQNLAFTSDQAGRPQIYKVNVNGGAPQRITWEGSQNQNADVSSDGKFMVMVSSNGGQQHIAKQDLVAGGVQVLSSTFLDETPSLAPNGTMVIYSSSQGMGSVLNLVSTDGRFKARIPATDGQVKSPAWSPYL, translated from the coding sequence ATGAAGCAGGCATTACGTGTAGCATTTGGTTTTTTAATGCTGTGGGCAGCAGTACTGCACGCAGAAGTACGTATCGAGATCACCCAGGGGGTGGATTCGGCACGCCCAATCGGGGTTGTTCCGTTCCAGTGGGCCGGTCCTGGCGCTGCGCCTGAAGATGCCGGTGGCATCGTTGCGGCTGACCTGCGTAACAGCGGTAAATTCAACCCATTAGATCGTTCTCGTCTGCCTCAGCAGCCGGGCAGCGCGCAGGAAGTACAGCCTGCCGCATGGTCTGCGCTCGGTATCGATGCTGTCGTTGTTGGTCAGGTTACACCTAACCCGGACGGCTCTTACAACGTTGCCTGGCAGCTGGTTGATACCGGCGGTGCACCGGGTACCGTTCTGGCACAGAACTCTTACAAGGTCACTAAACAGTACCTGCGCTACGCGGCACACGCTGCCAGCGATGCGGTATTTGAAAAACTGACCGGCATTAAAGGTGCGTTCCGTACCCGTATTGCTTATGTGGTACAGACCAATGGCGGTCAGTTCCCGTATGAGCTGCGCGTATCTGACTACGATGGTTACAATCAGTTCCTGGTGAAACGTTCTTCTCAGCCGCTGATGTCTCCAGCCTGGTCTCCGGACGGTTCTAAACTGGCTTATGTTACCTTCGAAAGCGGTCGTTCAGCGCTGGTTATTCAGACGCTGGCTAACGGTGCTGTTCGCCAGGTTGCGTCGTTCCCTCGTCACAACGGTGCGCCTTCGTTCTCTCCGGACGGTACCAAACTGGCGTTTGCGCTCTCTAAAACCGGTAGCCTGAACCTGTACGTGATGGACATTGGCTCAGGTCAAATTCGCCAGGTGACCGATGGTCGCAGCAACAACACCGAACCGTCCTGGTTCCCGGACAGCCAGAACCTGGCATTTACGTCTGACCAGGCAGGTCGTCCACAAATCTATAAAGTGAACGTCAACGGCGGTGCTCCACAGCGTATTACCTGGGAAGGTTCGCAGAACCAAAACGCAGATGTGAGCAGCGACGGTAAATTTATGGTAATGGTCAGCTCCAACGGTGGGCAGCAGCACATTGCCAAACAAGATCTGGTAGCGGGTGGCGTTCAAGTTCTGTCGTCAACGTTCCTGGATGAAACGCCAAGTCTGGCACCTAACGGCACTATGGTAATCTACAGCTCTTCTCAGGGGATGGGATCTGTGCTGAATCTGGTTTCTACAGATGGGCGTTTCAAAGCGCGTATTCCGGCAACTGATGGACAGGTAAAATCACCTGCCTGGTCGCCGTATCTGTAA
- the nadA gene encoding quinolinate synthase NadA, translating to MSVMFDPEAAIYPFPPKPVPLSQDEKQFYREKIKRLLKERDAVMVAHYYTDPEIQQLAEETGGCISDSLEMARFGARHPASTLLVAGVRFMGETAKILSPEKTILMPTLHAECSLDLGCPIDAFSAFCDAHPDRTVVVYANTSAAVKARADWVVTSSIAVELIEHLDSLGEKIIWAPDRHLGNYVQKQTGADVLCWQGACIVHDEFKTQALSRMKALYPHAAILVHPESPQSIVDMADAVGSTSQLINAARTLPHKQLIVATDRGIFYKMQQAVPEKELLEAPTAGEGATCRSCAHCPWMAMNGLKAIAEGLEKGGAAHEIHVDAALREGALIPLNRMLDFAATLRT from the coding sequence ATGAGCGTGATGTTTGATCCAGAAGCCGCAATCTATCCCTTCCCGCCAAAGCCTGTCCCGCTGAGTCAGGATGAGAAGCAGTTTTACCGTGAGAAGATCAAACGACTTCTCAAAGAGCGAGATGCAGTGATGGTTGCACATTACTACACCGACCCGGAAATCCAGCAACTGGCGGAAGAGACCGGGGGCTGCATCTCTGACTCTCTGGAGATGGCACGCTTTGGTGCCAGACATCCTGCTTCCACGTTACTGGTCGCAGGCGTTCGCTTTATGGGGGAAACCGCAAAGATTCTCAGCCCTGAAAAAACCATTCTGATGCCAACGCTACATGCGGAGTGTTCACTCGACCTCGGCTGTCCGATTGATGCGTTCTCGGCCTTCTGCGACGCCCATCCGGACCGTACCGTGGTGGTCTATGCCAATACCTCTGCCGCAGTGAAAGCGCGGGCAGACTGGGTCGTGACGTCAAGCATCGCCGTTGAACTGATTGAGCATCTGGACAGCCTGGGCGAGAAAATCATCTGGGCGCCTGACCGCCATCTCGGCAATTACGTGCAGAAGCAGACCGGCGCTGACGTGCTTTGCTGGCAGGGTGCCTGTATTGTTCATGATGAATTTAAGACGCAGGCGCTCTCGCGCATGAAGGCGCTTTACCCGCACGCAGCGATCCTTGTTCACCCGGAATCACCGCAGTCCATTGTCGACATGGCGGATGCCGTGGGATCCACAAGCCAGCTTATCAATGCTGCCAGGACGCTGCCGCACAAGCAGCTCATCGTGGCAACCGACCGCGGTATCTTCTATAAGATGCAGCAGGCCGTGCCTGAGAAAGAGCTGCTTGAAGCACCAACGGCGGGCGAGGGGGCGACGTGTCGTAGCTGCGCGCACTGCCCGTGGATGGCGATGAACGGCCTGAAAGCTATTGCTGAGGGGCTGGAGAAAGGCGGAGCAGCGCATGAAATCCATGTGGATGCTGCTCTGCGTGAAGGTGCGTTAATTCCGCTTAACCGCATGCTGGATTTTGCGGCTACACTACGTACTTAA